The Rhizobium sp. BT03 genome has a window encoding:
- a CDS encoding SH3 domain-containing protein, whose product MKKLFAKIAVAGLFMLTPVIAQAAEGYSTANVNMRAGPSTRYPAVAVIPAGSSVEIRGCLSDLNWCDVEFYGGRGWVSGQYVQALYQQRRIYVGPQYYRPLGIPVIRFSVDNYWDRYYRNRDFYRERDRWSRGPDYYYRDRDNRDRDRNRDNDRDGRDRDRNWRDGDRNRDGDRDWRDRDRDRDWRNRNGDQDGRDGNRRGDRREGDRRPDRRNFDCRPGDPSCDQ is encoded by the coding sequence GTGAAAAAACTGTTTGCTAAAATCGCCGTGGCCGGCCTGTTCATGCTGACACCTGTGATCGCGCAGGCTGCCGAAGGCTATTCGACGGCGAACGTCAACATGCGCGCGGGTCCGAGCACCCGCTATCCCGCCGTCGCGGTCATACCCGCCGGCTCTTCCGTCGAGATCCGTGGCTGCCTTTCCGATCTCAACTGGTGCGACGTGGAGTTCTATGGCGGCCGCGGCTGGGTTTCCGGCCAATATGTGCAGGCGCTCTATCAGCAGCGCCGCATCTATGTCGGTCCGCAATATTACCGTCCGCTCGGCATTCCGGTCATCCGCTTCAGCGTCGACAACTACTGGGATCGTTACTACCGCAACCGCGATTTCTATCGTGAGCGCGACCGCTGGAGCCGCGGCCCGGACTACTATTATCGCGACCGCGACAATCGGGATCGTGACAGAAATCGCGATAATGATCGGGATGGGCGGGATCGCGATCGGAACTGGCGCGACGGGGATCGCAACCGCGACGGCGACCGAGATTGGCGCGATCGGGATCGCGACAGAGACTGGCGCAACCGAAATGGCGACCAGGACGGCCGCGACGGCAATCGACGCGGCGACCGGAGAGAGGGGGATCGCAGACCCGATCGCAGGAATTTCGATTGCCGGCCCGGCGACCCCTCCTGCGACCAATGA
- a CDS encoding dipeptidase — protein sequence MADIQPVLSRADQNLSSSLEKLFELLRIQSISTDPAYKAECRKAAEWLVSYLETLGFEASVRDTPGHPMVVAHHAGASTGAPHVLFYGHYDVQPVDPIELWENDPFEPTIKDVGDGRKILTGRGTSDDKGQLMTFLEACRAYKEINGALPCRVTILFEGEEESGSPSLKPFLEANAAELKADYALVCDTGMWDRDTPAIAAALRGLVGEEVTVTAADRDLHSGLFGGAAANPIHILVEALAGLHDETGRITLDGFYNGVEETPENIKASWETLGKTAETFLGEVGLSIPSGEKGRSVLELTWARPTAEINGIWGGYTGEGFKTVIAAKASAKISFRLVGTQDPAAIREVFRAYMRSKIPADCSVEFHPHGGSPAIHLSYDSPVLTKAKGALSDEWPKPAIVIGMGGSIPIVGDFQKMLGMESLLVGFGLSDDRIHSPNEKYELVSYHKGIRSWVRILQALAA from the coding sequence ATGGCCGACATACAACCGGTTCTTTCGCGTGCGGACCAGAATCTTTCATCGAGCCTCGAAAAGCTGTTCGAACTGCTGCGCATCCAGTCGATTTCCACCGATCCCGCCTACAAAGCCGAATGCCGCAAGGCTGCCGAATGGCTCGTCAGCTATCTCGAAACGCTCGGCTTCGAAGCCTCCGTTCGCGACACGCCCGGCCATCCGATGGTCGTCGCCCATCATGCCGGCGCGTCCACCGGCGCGCCGCACGTTCTGTTCTACGGCCATTACGACGTTCAGCCGGTCGACCCGATCGAGCTTTGGGAAAACGATCCCTTCGAGCCGACGATCAAGGATGTCGGCGACGGCCGCAAGATCCTGACCGGTCGCGGCACCTCCGACGACAAGGGCCAGTTGATGACTTTCCTCGAGGCCTGCCGCGCCTATAAGGAGATCAACGGCGCGCTTCCCTGCCGCGTCACCATCCTCTTCGAAGGCGAGGAAGAATCCGGCTCGCCGTCGCTGAAGCCCTTCCTCGAAGCCAATGCCGCCGAGCTCAAGGCTGATTATGCGCTGGTCTGCGATACCGGCATGTGGGACCGCGACACGCCGGCGATCGCCGCCGCGCTGCGCGGCCTTGTCGGGGAGGAAGTCACCGTGACGGCCGCCGACCGCGACCTGCATTCCGGTCTCTTCGGGGGCGCTGCGGCCAATCCGATCCACATCCTCGTCGAGGCTCTCGCCGGCCTGCATGACGAGACGGGCCGCATCACGCTCGACGGCTTCTACAATGGCGTCGAGGAAACCCCTGAGAACATCAAGGCCTCATGGGAGACGCTCGGGAAGACCGCCGAGACGTTCCTCGGCGAAGTCGGCCTTTCCATTCCCTCAGGCGAAAAGGGCCGCTCGGTGCTGGAACTCACCTGGGCGCGGCCGACCGCCGAAATCAACGGCATCTGGGGCGGATATACCGGTGAAGGCTTCAAGACGGTGATCGCCGCCAAGGCTTCGGCGAAGATCTCGTTCCGGCTTGTCGGCACGCAGGATCCGGCCGCCATCCGCGAGGTCTTCCGCGCCTATATGCGTTCGAAGATTCCGGCCGACTGCTCGGTCGAGTTCCATCCGCATGGCGGCTCGCCGGCGATCCACCTCTCCTATGATTCACCGGTTCTGACCAAGGCGAAGGGTGCGCTCTCCGACGAGTGGCCGAAACCCGCCATCGTCATCGGCATGGGCGGGTCGATCCCGATCGTCGGGGATTTCCAGAAAATGCTCGGCATGGAATCGCTGCTCGTCGGCTTCGGCCTCAGCGATGACCGCATCCATTCGCCGAACGAGAAATACGAGCTTGTCTCCTACCACAAGGGTATCCGCTCCTGGGTGCGGATTCTTCAGGCTCTTGCCGCCTGA